In the genome of Aureimonas sp. OT7, one region contains:
- the ccmE gene encoding cytochrome c maturation protein CcmE codes for MTRKQKRAAGLAGMVAVVAAAAGLVLTALSDSVAFFNSPTDIVARAPGDGQRIRLGGLVETGSVERDGNTVRFRVTDTVESVVVTYTGLLPDLFREGQGVVTEGVLGADSVFAADTVLAKHDETYMPKEIVDDMKARGIWQEGEPLPPASAVRGAGS; via the coding sequence ATGACACGCAAGCAGAAGCGGGCCGCCGGCCTCGCAGGTATGGTCGCCGTGGTGGCCGCGGCGGCTGGCCTTGTGCTGACGGCCTTGTCCGACAGTGTCGCCTTCTTCAATTCGCCAACGGACATCGTCGCGCGTGCGCCCGGCGACGGGCAGCGCATCCGCCTCGGCGGGCTTGTGGAGACCGGGTCCGTGGAGCGCGACGGAAACACCGTGCGCTTCCGCGTCACCGATACGGTGGAAAGCGTTGTCGTCACCTATACGGGTCTGTTGCCGGACCTCTTCCGAGAGGGGCAGGGCGTGGTGACCGAGGGCGTGCTGGGCGCCGACAGCGTGTTCGCGGCCGATACGGTTCTGGCCAAGCACGATGAAACCTACATGCCCAAGGAAATCGTCGACGACATGAAGGCGCGGGGCATCTGGCAGGAGGGCGAGCCGTTGCCACCGGCCTCCGCCGTCCGGGGGGCAGGCTCATGA